From Proteiniborus sp. DW1, the proteins below share one genomic window:
- the galE gene encoding UDP-glucose 4-epimerase GalE → MTVLVCGGAGYIGSHCVYELIEKGEKVVVADNLQTGHVNAVHKDAIFYKGDIKDIEFLNKIFQEHTIDSVIHFAANSIVGESMKEPLKYFNNNVYGMEVLLKAMVSNKVSKIIFSSSAAVYGESKSIPIKESDATDPTNPYGETKLAMEKMMKWTSIAHGIKYVSLRYFNVAGAHSNGLIGEKHNPETHLIPLVLQVPLGKRDKIYIYGNDYNTKDGTCIRDYIHVMDLIEAHLLALEYLRKGNDSNIFNLGNELGFTVNEIIKAAEDVTGNPIEKEITSRRAGDPAVLVASSEKAKNILGWEPQYTNIKDIIQSAWEFYKKHANGERKINN, encoded by the coding sequence ATGACAGTATTAGTTTGTGGTGGTGCAGGGTATATAGGCTCTCATTGTGTATATGAGTTAATAGAAAAGGGAGAAAAGGTTGTAGTTGCAGACAATCTTCAAACGGGACATGTTAATGCAGTACACAAGGATGCAATTTTTTATAAAGGCGATATAAAAGATATTGAATTTTTGAATAAGATTTTTCAAGAACATACCATTGACTCAGTAATACACTTTGCTGCAAATTCAATAGTTGGAGAAAGTATGAAGGAACCATTAAAGTATTTTAATAATAATGTTTATGGAATGGAAGTTCTTTTGAAAGCCATGGTATCGAACAAAGTAAGCAAAATTATATTTTCATCATCTGCAGCTGTATACGGAGAGTCTAAGTCTATACCTATTAAGGAGTCAGATGCAACTGATCCTACAAATCCTTATGGGGAAACCAAATTAGCTATGGAAAAGATGATGAAATGGACAAGTATAGCACACGGGATAAAATATGTTTCTTTAAGATACTTTAATGTCGCGGGTGCTCATTCAAACGGGCTTATAGGTGAAAAACATAATCCTGAGACTCATTTAATACCTTTAGTTTTGCAAGTACCATTAGGAAAAAGAGATAAAATCTATATCTATGGTAACGATTATAATACAAAAGATGGCACTTGTATACGAGACTATATTCATGTCATGGACTTAATAGAGGCTCATTTATTAGCTTTAGAATATTTAAGAAAAGGTAATGATAGTAACATCTTTAACCTAGGTAATGAATTAGGCTTTACTGTTAATGAAATAATCAAGGCTGCTGAGGATGTTACAGGAAATCCTATTGAAAAGGAGATTACTTCTAGAAGAGCAGGTGATCCTGCAGTACTAGTTGCATCATCAGAAAAGGCTAAGAATATCTTAGGCTGGGAGCCACAATATACTAATATAAAAGACATAATCCAATCTGCTTGGGAGTTCTATAAAAAACATGCTAATGGTGAACGTAAAATTAATAATTAA
- a CDS encoding glutamine--tRNA ligase/YqeY domain fusion protein — protein MNDKPVSSNFIRNIVISDLEAGKHKEIITRFPPEPNGYLHIGHAKSITLNFELADEFNGRTNLRFDDTNPTKEDVEYVESIKEDVKWLGFQWEELHFASDYFDEMYNRAVLLIKKGKAYVCDLSADEIREYRGTLTEPGKESPYRNRTVEENLDLFERMKKGEFKDGEKVLRAKIDMASPNINMRDPVIYRISHTSHHNTGDKWCIYPMYSFAHPLEDAIEGITHSICTLEFEDQRPLYDWFVRECEMESIPQQIEFARLNLTNTVMSKRKLKQLVDENVVDGWDDPRMPTISGLRRKGYTPEAIRNFCRAIGVSKSNSLVDEQMLEHFVREDLKLKVPRVMAVIRPLKVVITNYPEGQIEWLDAENNSENPELGERKIPFSREIYIEQDDFMENPPKKYFRLFPGNEVRLKNAYFIKCNEVIKDEEGNVIELRCTYDPETKSGTGFTGRKVKGTIHWVEASNAIPAEIRLYEPLILDDQQEEGETFLDNINPNSLEILQGFVEPNMKDAKPQDKFQFFRHGYFNVDTKHTTDERLVFNRIVSLKSSFKIEN, from the coding sequence ATGAATTTAATGGAAGGACAAATCTTAGATTTGACGACACTAATCCTACAAAGGAAGATGTAGAATACGTTGAATCAATAAAGGAAGATGTAAAGTGGCTTGGCTTTCAGTGGGAGGAGCTTCATTTTGCTTCAGACTATTTTGATGAAATGTATAATAGAGCAGTTTTACTGATCAAAAAAGGTAAGGCGTATGTATGCGATTTATCTGCAGATGAAATTAGAGAATATAGAGGAACACTAACAGAGCCTGGAAAAGAAAGTCCTTATAGAAATAGGACAGTAGAAGAAAATTTAGACCTTTTTGAACGTATGAAAAAGGGAGAATTCAAAGATGGTGAAAAGGTATTAAGGGCTAAAATTGACATGGCTTCACCAAATATCAATATGAGAGACCCTGTTATTTATAGAATTTCTCATACTTCACATCATAATACAGGAGACAAATGGTGTATATACCCTATGTACTCCTTTGCTCATCCATTAGAAGATGCTATAGAGGGCATAACACATTCTATATGTACATTAGAATTCGAGGATCAAAGACCACTATATGATTGGTTTGTAAGAGAATGTGAGATGGAGAGCATACCACAACAAATAGAGTTTGCTAGACTTAATCTAACTAATACAGTAATGAGTAAGAGAAAGTTAAAGCAACTAGTTGATGAGAATGTAGTTGACGGTTGGGATGATCCTAGAATGCCTACTATATCTGGCCTAAGGAGAAAAGGATATACTCCAGAGGCTATAAGAAACTTTTGTAGGGCAATAGGTGTTTCTAAGAGCAACAGTCTAGTAGATGAGCAAATGCTTGAACATTTTGTAAGAGAAGATTTGAAGCTTAAAGTGCCTAGGGTAATGGCTGTTATTAGACCACTTAAGGTGGTTATTACAAATTATCCAGAAGGTCAAATTGAGTGGCTAGATGCAGAAAATAATTCCGAAAATCCTGAACTAGGTGAAAGAAAGATTCCTTTTTCAAGAGAAATATACATTGAGCAAGATGACTTCATGGAAAATCCACCTAAAAAATACTTTAGGCTTTTCCCAGGCAATGAGGTTAGATTAAAAAATGCCTACTTCATTAAATGTAATGAAGTTATAAAAGATGAGGAAGGGAATGTAATTGAGTTAAGATGTACCTATGACCCTGAAACAAAGAGTGGAACAGGTTTTACAGGGAGAAAGGTTAAGGGTACAATTCATTGGGTAGAGGCAAGTAATGCTATACCTGCTGAAATAAGACTATATGAACCCTTAATACTTGATGACCAACAAGAAGAGGGAGAAACATTCTTAGATAATATAAATCCTAATTCATTGGAGATTTTGCAAGGTTTTGTTGAACCAAATATGAAAGATGCCAAACCTCAGGATAAGTTCCAGTTCTTTAGACATGGATACTTCAATGTAGATACAAAACACACTACAGATGAAAGGTTAGTATTCAATAGGATAGTATCATTAAAAAGTTCATTTAAGATAGAAAATTAA
- a CDS encoding Fic family protein: protein MFGKIEELKSKLNEYRPLTSEEVRRLREEFLINFTYNSNAIEGNTLTLQETALILKEGITIDEKPLKDHLEAVGHKDAFYYVEELVRDKMDISEKVIKDIHTLVLMDKPQNRGIYRRIPVTILGAVHEPPQPYLVPVLMEQLINEYNNEMKDLHTIEKVALFHLKFERIHPFIDGNGRTGRLLLNLELMKEGYPPINIKFKDRRRYYDCFSDYHLKNGDSSMLVSMVAKYVEEELEKYISVLEIANNYDNEWELEK from the coding sequence ATGTTTGGTAAGATTGAAGAGTTAAAATCAAAATTAAATGAGTACAGACCATTAACGAGTGAAGAAGTCCGCAGATTAAGAGAAGAGTTTTTAATTAATTTTACTTATAATTCTAATGCTATAGAAGGAAACACGCTCACACTACAAGAAACAGCTTTAATATTAAAAGAAGGAATAACAATAGATGAAAAACCACTAAAAGACCATTTAGAAGCTGTTGGACATAAAGATGCTTTTTACTATGTAGAGGAACTAGTTAGAGATAAAATGGATATATCAGAAAAAGTGATAAAAGATATCCATACACTAGTACTGATGGATAAACCACAGAATAGAGGAATATATAGACGTATACCAGTTACTATTTTAGGAGCAGTACATGAACCACCACAGCCATATCTTGTACCAGTATTAATGGAGCAATTAATCAATGAATATAATAATGAAATGAAAGATTTACATACAATAGAGAAAGTAGCTTTATTCCATTTAAAGTTTGAAAGAATACACCCTTTTATTGATGGGAATGGAAGGACAGGAAGATTACTTTTAAATTTAGAATTAATGAAAGAGGGTTATCCACCAATTAATATTAAATTTAAAGACAGAAGAAGATACTATGACTGTTTTTCTGATTATCATCTTAAAAATGGTGATTCAAGTATGTTAGTTAGTATGGTAGCAAAATATGTTGAAGAAGAGTTGGAGAAGTATATTTCAGTTTTAGAAATAGCAAATAATTATGATAATGAGTGGGAACTAGAAAAATAA
- a CDS encoding DUF6075 family protein — protein sequence MGFLSSKHALKFRELIKEDNTHSKDSERQALFYIIGGNDDLFKKRHFIYNFKDNSINPECLTNGEVDFSTSSKALIRLGFNLYNNYKDDYISPMNIFYSLDENNYNLAVNAIDVRFGRDIEKEISIEDEIEEELEL from the coding sequence ATGGGATTCTTAAGTAGTAAGCATGCTCTAAAATTTAGAGAATTGATTAAAGAAGACAATACTCATTCAAAGGACAGTGAGAGACAAGCATTATTTTATATTATAGGTGGAAATGATGATTTATTTAAAAAAAGGCACTTTATATATAATTTTAAAGATAATAGTATAAATCCTGAATGTTTAACTAATGGAGAAGTAGATTTTTCAACAAGCTCTAAGGCATTAATACGTTTAGGGTTTAATCTATATAATAATTACAAGGATGATTACATATCACCTATGAATATCTTTTATAGCTTAGATGAGAATAATTATAACTTAGCAGTCAATGCAATTGATGTTAGATTTGGTAGGGATATTGAAAAAGAAATAAGTATTGAAGATGAAATAGAAGAGGAGCTGGAACTTTAG
- a CDS encoding ParB/RepB/Spo0J family partition protein has translation MIEKRKIININDLFSDEEDILESSDSGIKEIDLSQLVPFKNHPFKLYEGERLNDMVESIKEHGIILPLIVRPTDNGKYEILSGHNRANAATIAGLERVPAVIKESLTDEEAMLIVTETNLIQRSFSELSHSEKARILTERYNAIKEQGKRIDLINEIERLSNPYDLQENLTSGQVDQKLESREKIGNQYDLSGKTISRYLRIDSLIEPLKYRLDSEEIPFIAAVDLSFLKEDEQESVEGILKEKKFKVDIKKAAALKKFSQHRSLTEEKAFDILSGKYFDNPSKKPKSIKVKPKIISKYFSEDQNQKDIEMIIEKALELYFSQNQEIENEDD, from the coding sequence ATGATTGAGAAAAGAAAAATTATAAATATAAACGATTTATTTTCTGATGAAGAAGATATATTAGAAAGCTCAGACTCAGGAATAAAAGAAATAGATTTATCCCAACTTGTACCTTTTAAAAATCATCCTTTTAAGTTATATGAGGGTGAAAGATTAAATGATATGGTAGAAAGCATAAAAGAACATGGAATCATATTGCCATTAATAGTCAGACCTACAGACAACGGTAAATATGAAATACTTTCAGGTCATAATAGGGCTAATGCTGCAACAATAGCAGGATTAGAAAGAGTGCCAGCAGTGATTAAGGAAAGCTTAACTGATGAAGAAGCTATGTTAATAGTTACAGAGACTAATCTAATACAACGGTCGTTTTCAGAGCTAAGCCATTCGGAGAAAGCAAGAATATTAACAGAAAGATATAATGCTATTAAAGAACAAGGTAAAAGAATAGATCTTATAAATGAAATAGAAAGGCTTTCAAACCCTTATGATTTACAGGAAAACTTAACTTCTGGACAAGTTGACCAGAAGTTAGAGAGTAGAGAAAAAATAGGTAATCAATATGATTTATCTGGAAAAACTATTTCAAGGTATCTAAGGATAGATAGTTTGATTGAACCATTAAAATATAGATTAGACTCAGAAGAGATCCCCTTTATTGCAGCAGTAGATTTATCATTTCTTAAAGAAGATGAACAAGAAAGTGTTGAAGGGATATTGAAAGAGAAAAAATTTAAGGTAGATATAAAAAAAGCTGCTGCTTTAAAGAAATTTTCTCAGCATAGAAGTCTCACAGAAGAAAAAGCTTTTGATATTTTATCTGGGAAGTATTTTGATAATCCTAGCAAGAAACCTAAAAGCATTAAGGTAAAGCCCAAAATTATTAGCAAATATTTTTCAGAAGACCAAAATCAAAAAGATATTGAAATGATAATTGAAAAAGCATTAGAATTATATTTCTCTCAAAATCAAGAAATTGAAAATGAAGATGATTAG
- a CDS encoding DUF4352 domain-containing protein, giving the protein MMNIIKHIRTCIHKRTVIKYLILAVIAGSITVVVSNRINAEEIIESYKTSSLEVCNNSIRINNLIFTVNNVSESKSNQYKTASEGNKLVCVNLKVTNDSTTQEQLTSIMMFKLYDKNGNIYNIVLPEGPDSINGLLSSDESKEGTVWFEVPKGINSFDLYIRPSMMSQETGILDIEIGEPYYTNNNEIVSNSNENEEHIIKESDLDPKGNITNITIDSLVFNIKEVLVSERNKFGAAGEGNYFLDINLSVRNDGSKEEQITSHMIFKLVDMDNQVYNIVLPEENGINGILKPQKEISGKISFRVKEEKRKFKLEIKPWVMKELKEYVNIDV; this is encoded by the coding sequence ATGATGAATATTATAAAACATATAAGAACTTGTATACATAAAAGGACAGTTATAAAATATTTGATATTAGCTGTTATTGCAGGTAGTATAACAGTAGTTGTGAGTAATAGGATAAATGCAGAAGAAATCATAGAATCTTATAAAACTTCTAGTTTGGAAGTATGTAACAATAGTATAAGAATAAATAATTTAATATTTACAGTTAACAATGTAAGTGAAAGTAAGAGTAATCAATATAAAACAGCTTCAGAAGGAAATAAGCTAGTTTGTGTAAATTTAAAAGTCACGAATGATAGTACTACACAGGAGCAATTAACATCTATAATGATGTTTAAACTATATGATAAGAATGGGAATATATATAATATTGTTTTGCCAGAAGGACCAGATAGTATTAATGGTTTACTTTCGTCAGATGAAAGTAAGGAAGGAACAGTTTGGTTTGAGGTTCCAAAAGGAATTAATAGTTTTGATTTATATATTAGACCTTCAATGATGAGTCAGGAAACAGGAATACTAGACATTGAAATAGGAGAACCTTATTATACGAACAATAATGAAATAGTCAGCAATTCTAATGAGAATGAAGAACATATTATAAAAGAAAGTGACTTGGATCCCAAAGGTAATATAACTAATATAACAATAGATAGTCTAGTTTTTAATATAAAAGAAGTATTAGTGTCTGAACGAAATAAATTTGGAGCTGCAGGTGAAGGAAATTATTTTTTAGATATTAACTTGTCTGTAAGAAATGATGGTTCAAAAGAAGAACAAATAACTTCACATATGATATTTAAGTTAGTTGATATGGACAATCAGGTTTACAATATAGTGCTCCCAGAGGAGAACGGTATAAATGGTATCTTAAAACCTCAAAAAGAAATAAGTGGAAAAATTTCATTTAGAGTAAAAGAGGAGAAGCGAAAGTTCAAATTAGAAATAAAACCGTGGGTAATGAAAGAACTCAAAGAATATGTAAATATAGACGTTTAA
- a CDS encoding ParA family protein — protein MQSKIIAIVNQKGGVGKTTTALNLGYALSQIGKKVLLIDFDPQGSLTVALGYKTDNKPGIQTLMTDAIEERETEEKCILEIKKNLNLIPANLQLAGIEMTLVNVMCKEQILKSVIEPIRRDFDYILIDCSPSLGTLTINALTACDSIIIPVTPEFLSAKGLGDLTSTIKKTKKRINPRIKVEGILITMLNERTNLSKEMLRAVNESAVYIKDKFDLDMKIFNNKIPASVRAGEAIKNRKSIIEYDPKNKVSKAYQCFAKELIAND, from the coding sequence ATGCAATCTAAAATAATAGCAATTGTTAACCAAAAAGGTGGAGTAGGTAAAACAACCACAGCTTTAAATCTTGGCTATGCTTTATCACAGATAGGTAAAAAAGTACTATTGATAGATTTTGACCCACAAGGAAGTTTAACAGTTGCATTAGGATATAAGACAGATAATAAACCAGGTATTCAAACACTTATGACAGATGCAATAGAAGAAAGAGAAACAGAAGAAAAATGTATTCTAGAAATTAAAAAAAACTTAAATCTAATACCTGCAAATCTACAATTAGCAGGTATTGAAATGACTTTAGTAAATGTCATGTGTAAAGAACAGATATTAAAATCGGTTATAGAGCCTATAAGAAGAGATTTCGATTATATACTGATAGACTGTTCACCATCGTTAGGGACATTAACAATTAATGCTTTGACAGCTTGTGACAGCATAATTATACCTGTTACTCCAGAATTCTTATCAGCTAAGGGGTTAGGAGATTTGACATCTACAATAAAGAAGACAAAGAAAAGAATAAATCCAAGAATCAAGGTAGAAGGCATTTTAATAACCATGCTAAATGAAAGGACTAATTTATCTAAAGAAATGCTTAGAGCAGTAAATGAAAGTGCAGTGTATATTAAAGATAAATTTGATTTAGATATGAAAATATTTAATAATAAAATACCTGCTTCTGTTAGAGCTGGAGAAGCAATTAAAAATAGAAAAAGCATTATAGAATATGATCCTAAAAACAAGGTATCTAAAGCTTACCAGTGTTTTGCTAAGGAGCTGATTGCTAATGATTGA
- a CDS encoding aspartyl-phosphate phosphatase Spo0E family protein: protein MPELNDLLNDIEKLRKNLIKLIEEKENNLQDPDIIAASQILNAAITKYNEFIKSKL from the coding sequence ATGCCAGAATTAAATGATTTGCTAAATGACATTGAAAAACTTAGAAAAAACTTAATAAAATTAATAGAAGAAAAAGAAAATAATCTACAGGATCCTGATATAATAGCTGCAAGTCAAATTCTTAATGCTGCTATTACTAAATATAATGAATTTATTAAAAGCAAACTATAA